The following coding sequences are from one Schizosaccharomyces osmophilus chromosome 1, complete sequence window:
- the plh1 gene encoding phospholipid-diacylglycerol acyltransferase Plh1/Lro1, translating into MPITKRQKRVKNKEQTNKSLKVPEETESFGVTEPEATKIEAVGKKKGLFRKPKFGRRVNFILGAIIGICGALIFAVHNDDGIFDPTALEALGAKLGSSDLFEDIKGFLSHHMFDESSTMDSKTRSQLSTEIDVGLDMREEGYSYHYPVVMTPGVISSGLESWSFRNCSVSYFRKRLWGSWSMLKAMLLDKQCWLEHLMLDPKTGLDPPGIKLRAAQGFEAALADFFITGYWIWSKIIENLAAIGYEPNNMLSASYDWRLSYSNLEERDRYFSKLKLFIEFSKLVHGRKVVLISHSMGSQVSYYFLKWVEAEGFGNGGPSWVNDHIESFINISGSLIGTPKTLSALLSGEMKDTAQLNQFSVYGLEKFFSRAERAMMVRTMGGVSSMLPKGGNLIWGNTSWAADDDDSGDLSNGVMIHYRNDASDPHSRFDSEQAFDFLNNVTSDDFKNMLKTNYSHGLAWTKEEVERNNKIPAKWINPLETSLPYAPDMKIYCFHGVGKPTERGYFYSKNDEGHPVIDSSVNDGTKIENGIVMDDGDGTLPLIALGFVSNKAWNTERFNPANISVVNYELRHDPASFDLRGGPRSAEHVDILGHSELNEMVLKIISGHGDEVKDHRESNMLEIVNRINLDYPEK; encoded by the exons ATGCCCATCACTAAACGGCAAAAAAGagttaaaaataaagaacaaaCCAACAAATCCTTAAAAGTTCCCGAAGAAACTGAATCCTTTGGAGTTACTGAACCGGAAGCGACTAAAATTGAAGCAgtaggaaagaaaaaaggactttttcgaaaaccaaaatttggaagacgcgtgaattttattttaggTGCTATTATCGGAATCTGCGGTGCCTTGATTTTTGCTGTTCATAACGATGATGGCATTTTCGATCCGACTGCTTTGGAAGCTTTAGGCGCTAAGCTGGGATCCTCAGACTTATTTGAAGATATCAAAGGATTTCTTTCGCATCATATGTTTGACGAATCGTCTACAATGGATTCAAAAACTCGGTCCCAACTAAGCACCGAAATAGACGTAGGATTGGATATGCGTGAAGAAGGATATTCATACCATTATCCTGTTGTTATG ACACCTGGTGTCATAAGCTCGGGCTTGGAAAGTTGGTCATTCAGGAATTGCTC AGTTTCTTACTTTAGGAAACGACTATGG GGAAGTTGGTCCATGCTAAAAGCCATGCTTCTTGATAAACAATGCTGGCTG GAACATTTGATGTTAGACCCTAAAACTGGATTAGATCCTCCTGGCATAAAACTTCGAGCTGCGCAG GGATTTGAAGCTG CTTTAgctgatttttttattaccGGTTACTGGATATGGAGCAAG ATAATTGAAAACCTTGCAGCAATAGGATATGAACCGAACAATATGCTAAGTGCTTCTTACGATTGGCGACTCTCATACTCAAATTTGGAGGAAAGAGACCGGTACTTTAGCAAGCTAAAG ctatttattgaatttagTAAATTGGTACATGGCCGGAAGGTTGTACTTATTTCTCATTCCATGGGATCCCAAGTCTCATATTATTTCTTAAAATGGGTGGAAGCTGAGGGATTTGGAAACGGAGGACCTAGCTGGGTGAATGACCACATTGAAAGCTTTATTAAT ATTTCTGGTTCTTTGATCGGCACTCCCAAAACATTATCCGCTCTTTTATCTGGAGAAATGAAAGATACAG CTCAATTAAACCAATTTTCGGTATATGG TTTGgagaaattcttttctagaGCTGAG AGAGCTATGATGGTTCGAACCATGGGTGGTGTTAGTTCAATGCTTCCTAAAGGAGGAAATCTCATTTGGGGAAATACAAGCTGG GCTGCTGACGATGACGATTCTGGAGATTTGTCTAATGGTGTCATGATACATTACAGAAACGATGCTTCCGATCCTCATTCACGGTTTGATTCCGAGCAAGCCTTTGACTTTCTGAACAATGTTACAAGTGAcgattttaaaaatatgcTTAAGACTAATTATTCACATGGATTAGCTTGGACGAAAGAAGAAGTGGAACGTAACAACAAAATTCCAGCGAAATGGATTAATCCACTTGAG ACCAGCCTTCCATATGCCCCAGACATGAAaatttattgttttcatggGGTAGGAAAACCGACTGAGCGTGGATACTTTTACTCCAAAAATGACGAGGGACATCCAGTGATAGACTCCTCAGTAAATGATGGAACAAAGATTGAAAAT GGAATTGTAATGGATGATGGTGATGGCACTCTACCTTTGATAGCTCTTGGTTTTGTGAGCAACAAAGCTTGGAATACAGAAAGATTCAATCCTGCAAATATAAGTGTTGTTAATTATGAACTCCGTCACGATCCTGCTTCATTTGATTTACGTGGCGGACCTCGTTCAGCTGAACATGTTGATATATTGGGACATTCAGAACTAAAT GAAATGGTTTTGAAGATTATTTCAGGACATGGAGACGAGGTAAAGGACCATCGCGAATCTAATATGCT TGAGATTGTAAATAGAATCAATTTGGACTACCCTGAAAAATGA
- the pmh1 gene encoding transcription factor TFIIK complex ubiquitin-protein ligase E3 subunit, Pmh1, which produces MEDSDVPKKNDEKCPLCRADRYLNPNMKLLINPECYHKMCESCVDRIFTTGPAACPTPGCGKILRKAKFREQTFEDAQIEREIDVRRRIAKIFNKGQQDFESLQEYNDYLEEVENLTFNLIYQVDVEETEKRVQQYEKQNRESIALNSARAAAESRLFAQNEILLKKQKQEARDAVVREHELERERREQVEQQIIHDLATSGKDPNKIVKLTETLKKHREKKDSPQLDPSRSSALYPGLQNLALRRLKEEQMPFSPLAGERNTSKYYDYSIENYNDPFMDKITKEPNRSIGFRVEDCHLRCLYEAFSGLDFDLTEINPPTKTDSNVQAATMSTS; this is translated from the exons ATGGAGGATTCGGATgtaccaaagaaaaatg ACGAAAAATGCCCGCTTTGTCGAGCTGATCGTTACTTAAATCCCAATATGAAATTGCTCATTAATCCAGAATGCTATCACAAAATGTGTGAATCTTGCGTCGAT AGAATCTTTACCACTGGACCAGCTGCTTGTCCGACTCCAGGATGCGGCAAAATCCTTCGAAAAGCCAAGTTTCGTGAACAGACCTTTGAAGATGCACAAATAGAACGGGAAATTGACGTTCGCCGGAGGATTGCTAAAAT CTTTAATAAGGGTCAGCAAGACTTTGAGTCCTTACAAGAATACAATGActatttggaagaagttgaGAATTTGA CTTTCAACTTAATTTATCAAGTCGATGTCGAAGAAACCGAAAAAAGGGTCCAACAAtacgaaaaacaaaaccgCGAGTCAATTGCACTTAACTCCGCACGAGCTGCAGCTGAATCTCGGTTGTTTGctcaaaatgaaattctactaaagaaacaaaaacaagaagctAGAGATGCTGTTGTTAGAGAACATGAGTTAGAACGAGAACGGCGAGAACAGGTTGAACAGCAAATCATCCATGACTTGGCTACGTCTGGTAAAGAtccaaataaaattgtGAAACTTACAGAGACGCTCAAAAAGCATCgggaaaaaaaagattctcCACAGCTCGATCCTTCACGATCTTCTGCTTTGTATCCCGGTCTTCAAAACTTGGCCTTACGAAGGCTTAAAGAAGAGCAGATGCCTTTCAGCCCGCTTGCGGGTGAACGAAACACAAGCAAATATTATGATTATTCTATTGAGAACTATAACGACCC CTTTATGGATAAAATAACCAAGGAACCAAACCGGTCAATTGGTTTTAGAGTGGAAGATTGTCATCTTCGTTGTTTATACGAAGCGTTTAGTGGTCTTGATTTCGATCTTACAGAAATTAATCCCCCAACCAAAACCGACTCGAATGTTCAGGCAGCCACGATGAGTACTTCATAA
- the wtf10 gene encoding wtf meiotic driver (syntenic with wtf25 in CBS 15792) gives MKNKYTPISDSDDSSKTLNDEKSDTHSADGTPPPYSASNKFIDLEMADGSAQNSAQDTVNNTRSSSMDKWQIIMYLLFFTSFVYIIFYAILLVLFFTSKVSVNAQALWGLSAGCAASFALFLFAITQMPKEWFTQAKKGLTQAGRLTKNVLSAMCISVLCVCFLDVLGFTVYYAAKKFTGFEKINNNFFYAVCFVNFVLFLYLTMNANARERLRLVVVDIGNGIGNGINGLGNGINGLGNGINGLGHGLGNAVDHMFGTNRGDEAPRNEEIELQPLAEQRAEV, from the exons atgaaaaacaaatatactcctatttcagattctgatgactcttccaaaacgctcaatgatgaaaagtcaGATACGCATTCTGCAGATGGTACGCCTCCTCCGTATTCAG CTTCaaataaatttattgatttaGAAATGGCTGATGGATCCGCTCAAAATTCCGCCCAAGATACTGTTAATAATACTAGGTCGAGTTCGATGGATAAGTGGCAGATAATAATGtacttgttgttttttacaTCTTTTGTgtatattatattttatgcTATTCTTCTTGTGTTATTTTTCACTTCCAAGGTTTCTGTGAATGCACAAGCCCTTTGGGGGCTTTCTGCTGGCTGTGCAGCATCCTTTGCATTGTTTCTGTTTG CAATAACTCAAATGCCTAAAGAATGGTTCACGCAGGCCAAAAAAGGGCTCACGCAAGCTGGAAGATTAACCAAAAACGTATTGTCAGCTATGTGTATCTCAGTATTATGTGTGTGTTTTCTCGACGTCCTCGGTTTCACCGTGTATTATGCTGCAAAGAAGTTCacaggatttgaaaagataaacaataattttttctatgctgtttgctttgttaactttgtcttgtttctttatttgacGA TGAATGCAAATGCGCGTGAACGACTTAGATTAGTAGTCGTCGATATAGGAAACGGTATAGGAAACGGAATAAATGGCTTAGGAAACGGCATAAATGGCTTGGGAAACGGAATAAATGGCTTGGGACACGGCTTGGGAAATGCTGTGGATCATATGTTCG gaacaaaTCGAGGAGATGAAGCACCTCGTaacgaagaaattgaacttCAACCTCTTGCTGAGCAAAGGGCTGAAGTTTGA
- the cnd1 gene encoding condensin complex non-SMC subunit Cnd1, whose product MSLDLLSRLKKYIHDEENSLLDTLYADCQNDGLTNALNHVIDTLLLGTSSSFDDESVEKLFAICLHFCDLSSNLKNKVYDLLTSIIGSETAVLEDLIVANATDFFVPQTNLESMGIAFQLTIKSLSESNQLSIIHTSSSSSRDKKKNVSHQQNSTWNGLIHVNSFLDSVSNLFQKKLSRVWTTSSERDMFISLFLKQVYTLMESEINMKNSGFRVRMFDLISLAVKYHHQTAAAETRIIQSLQYFEHLAEYLADLVHLTTVRYEFSPLAEGILHTLCSLEFSENDVKGPKQVSLFLVHLSSLLPNLCFKQLTLLTKLLDSESYTLRCAIIEVIGNVILDLIQDDSEEDNSESISSNVQSILEVLEDRLLDISPYCRTKILQVFVRIFELPIKYPQKRQEIAELTIRCMQDRSSHVRRNAIRLFSKLLTTHPFSVMHNGILTRSVWEEGLSFVEEQLRSLQPKRVVTSTDYESSVDENLLEDATMIRDEEDNASMDLESSQEKDPLNAYADSVPAEDIVKINLTKRFYVEALKFIDTLEEGAKIISQLLSAKNKSEVIEAMDFFVCCSSFYLSFAKQYIKRMIHLIWVKGTSDEGNSIQNHVLNCYKSLFFQPPPGSDANDRANYMARNLISLTYDSSLAELTSLEQMLSILMKQDYFPALVVTKLWQVYSYVKKDISRTQRRGAIIVLSMLALGNNDIIIQGLDYLVQIGLGAPGLDDLVLARYSCITIKRISKSSPNASVITFQNSHVVCQKLCMLLLRPSTSDEWFGLQEQIIDAIYAVSKHPDELCTNVIILLTKNLFERTKATEHSNEDAMDEDVNIPEQEKNASTQFAHLIFVVGHVAIKQLVYIEYCEAEFKRRKADAEKNPTESNDKSANQSEFDLITGTSEDDFAEAMTFIRERELLYGENSLLSRFAPLVVEVCSHHTGSHNDSLLVASSLTLAKFMCLSNNFCMENLPLLITILEKCDNPLIRNNLVIALADLTVCFNHFIDEISEFLYRRLLDPDPSVKKTCFMTLAFLILAGQIKVKGQLGIMARSLEDEDARIADLARMFFTDFSAKDNSVYNNFIDIFSVLSKSSEDQDEEDTKFKHIVRFLMSFIEKERYTKQLTERLSARLLRCKSQRQWNHVAYALSLLPHKSDEVQKQLDDGFRT is encoded by the exons ATGTCTTTAGACCTCCTTTCTAGgcttaaaaaatatatccACGATGAAGAAAACTCTCTGTTAGATACCTTATATGCAGACTGTCAAAACGATGGCTTGACAAACGCTCTTAATC ACGTTATCGATACACTATTATTAGGGACTAGCTCTAGTTTCGACGATGAAAGTGTTGAAAAGTTGTTTGCTATTTGTCT GCATTTCTGTGATTTATCTTCCAACTTGAAGAATAAAGTCTATGATTTATTGACGAGCATCATCGGATCCGAAACAGCTGTGCTTGAGGACTTGATTGTCGCGAATGCTACAGATTTCTTTGTACCACAGACAAATTTAGAATCTATGGGAATAGCTTTTCAACTTACTATCAAATCCCTTTCTGAGAGTAACCAACTGAGTATCATACATACCTCCTCTAGCAGTTCTAgagataaaaagaaaaatgtgTCGCACCAACAGAACTCTACTTGGAATGGTCTTATCCACgtaaattcttttctggATTCCGTCAGCAATCTTTTCCAGAAAAAGCTATCTCGTGTATGGACCACGTCTTCTGAAAGGGATATGtttatttctctttttctaaaacaAGTGTATACTTTGATGGAAAGTGAAATAAACATGAAAAACAGTGGCTTCAGAGTACGGATGTTTGACCTAATTAGCCTTGCAGTGAAATATCACCACCAAACTGCTGCTGCCGAAACCCGAATTATACAAAGTCTTCAGTATTTTGAGCATCTTGCTGAATATCTTGCCGACTTGGTTCATCTAACTACAGTGAGATACGAATTTTCGCCTTTGGCTGAAGGTATTCTTCATACCCTTTGCTCTTTGGAATTCAGTGAAAACGATGTAAAAGGGCCTAAACAGGTATCTCTTTTTCTGGTTCACCTCTCTTCTTTGTTACCGAACTTATGCTTTAAGCAATTGACCTTGTTGACAAAATTACTAGATTCTGAATCCTACACACTTAGATGCGCCATCATTGAAGTGATTGGAAATGTGATTCTTGACCTTATTCAGGATGATTCAGAAGAAGATAATTCCGAGTCCATTTCCTCAAACGTTCAAAGTATTCTTgaagttttggaagataGATTGTTGGACATCAGTCCATATTGTCGCACAAAAATCCTTCAAGTATTTGTTCGGATTTTCGAGTTACCTATCAAGTATCCTCAAAAGCGACAAGAAATTGCAGAACTTACGATCCGTTGTATGCAAGATCGTTCTAGTCATGTCCGAAGAAACGCGATTCGACTCTTTTCCAAGCTGTTAACCACTCATCCATTTTCTGTGATGCATAATGGTATACTTACAAGAAGCGTATGGGAAGAAGGTCTCAGTTTCGTTGAAGAGCAGTTGCGTTCACTTCAACCAAAACGCGTCGTTACCAGCACTGATTATGAAAGTAGTGTTGATGAGAATTTACTCGAAGACGCTACTATGATACGTGATGAGGAAGATAATGCATCTATGGATCTTGAAAGCAGCCAAGAAAAAGACCCATTGAATGCATACGCGGATTCTGTTCCTGCCGAAGATATCGTTAAAATTAATTTAACCAAGCGTTTTTACGTTGAAGCACTTAAGTTTATAGATACTCTGGAAGAAGGAGCGAAAATTATAAGTCAGCTTTTATCGGCAAAGAATAAGAGCGAGGTTATTGAAGCTAtggatttctttgtttgttgcagttccttttatttatcttttgcTAAACAATATATCAAACGAATGATTCATTTGATATGGGTGAAAGGAACTTCTGATGAAGGAAACAGTATACAAAATCACGTTTTAAATTGCTATAAGAGTCTATTTTTTCAACCTCCTCCTGGAAGCGATGCAAACGATCGTGCTAATTACATGGCCAGAAACTTAATATCTCTGACTTACGATTCGAGTCTTGCTGAATTAACGTCGCTTGAACAAATGTTATCAATTTTAATGAAACAAGACTATTTCCCTGCGTTGGTTGTTACTAAATTATGGCAGGTTTATAGTTATGTGAAGAAGGACATATCGAGAACACAGCGTCGCGGTGCAATAATCGTTTTGAGTATGCTTGCACTAGGAAACAACGATATAATTATTCAAGGTTTGGATTATTTGGTACAGATCGGACTTGGTGCTCCTGGCTTGGACGATTTAGTCCTTGCTCGATATAGTTGTATAACCATCAAGAGAATATCAAAGAGTTCTCCTAATGCTTCTGTTATtacatttcaaaattctCATGTAGTTTGTCAAAAGCTTTGCATGTTATTGCTGAGGCCTTCCACATCCGATGAATGGTTTGGACTTCAAGAACAAATCATCGACGCTATTTATGCGGTTTCAAAGCACCCTGATGAACTCTGTACAAACGtgattattttattaacgaagaatttatttgaaagaacGAAAGCTACTGAACACAGCAACGAAGATGCTATGGACGAAGACGTAAATATACCAGAGCAAGAGAAAAATGCTTCTACGCAGTTTGCCCatcttatttttgttgtCGGACATGTTGCTATAAAACAACTTGTTTACATTGAGTATTGCGAGGCCgaatttaaaagaagaaaagcagaTGCCGAGAAAAACCCCACTGAATCCAATGATAAAAGTGCCAACCAATCCGAGTTTGATTTAATTACTGGAACAAGTGAAGATGATTTTGCTGAGGCTATGACATTCATCCGTGAAAGAGAATTGCTGTATGGAGAAAATTCGTTATTGTCTCGTTTCGCTCCTTTGGTAGTAGAAGTTTGTTCGCATCATACGGGATCTCATAATGATAGTCTGTTGGTTGCATCTTCGTTGACATTAGCGAAGTTTATGTGCTTGTCAAATAACTTTTGTATGGAAAATTTACCATTACTTATTACAATATTGGAAAAATGCGACAATCCATTGATCAGAAATAATCTCGTAATTGCCTTGGCAGATTTGACCGTTTGCTTTAACCATTTTATTGATGAAATTTCCGAGTTTCTATACAGAAGACTGTTGGATCCTGATCCATCCGTGAAAAAAACTTGTTTCATGACTCTTGCATTCTTAATTTTGGCTGGTCAGATTAAAGTGAAGGGACAACTGGGTATTATGGCAAGGTCATTAGAGGATGAAGATGCTCGAATTGCTGATTTAGCTAGGATGTTCTTTACGGACTTTTCAGCCAAAGATAACTCTGTATACAATAATTTCATTGATATTTTTAGTGTTTTATCTAAAAGTTCAGAGGATCAAGACGAAGAGGATACGAAGTTTAAACACATCGTCAGATTCCTAATGTCcttcattgaaaaagagcGTTATACGAAACAATTAACAGAACGTCTATCTGCACGCTTACTTCGGTGCAAGAGTCAGAGGCAATGGAATCATGTTGCTTACGCGCTTTCTTTATTACCTCACAAATCTGATGAAGTTCAAAAACAGTTGGATGATGGTTTCCGAACTTGA
- the rrp7 gene encoding rRNA processing protein Rrp7, translating into MDKLKEKGFIKLKITLNDSEKAQNIFLRADSEDPEEKSVYLVNVPVTTTEKVLRNAMSKLGGRLVSVYPSIQGLLKAGTNLRVKLLEKAEVKHVLKAASKSSTTIPWVYSQSSGLKRYLEKYDRQFPNAQVLEESVEGYMKRLTNQEITEKNRLRKLRNQPDEDGFIPVVRGTHQSVGNPEEAERLLQKKKETGIHKDFYRFQLRNEKKKKLQGLAHKFELDKQRIEQLKVNRRFNPY; encoded by the exons ATGgacaaattgaaagaaaagggcTTCATCAAGCTCAAAATTACTCTAAATGATTCAGAAAAAGctcaaaatatttttttaagagCAGACAGCGAAGATcctgaagaaaaatctgTTTATTTAGTAAACGTTCCAGTTACTACCACTGAAAAAGTTTTACGAAATGCCATGTCGAAATTAGGAGGACGACTTGTCTCTGTATACCCTTCAATTCAAGGACTATTAAAGGCAGGAACAAATTTACGCGTGAAattgttggaaaaagcTGAAGTAAAACATGTGTTAAAAGCAGCTTCAAAGAGCTCAACAACTATTCCTTGGGTTTACTCACAATCATCAGGGCTAAAAC gttatttagaaaaatatGATCGACAATTTCCCAACGCTCAAGTCTTGGAAGAAAGTGTTGAGGGGTATATGAAGAGATTAACAAACCAAGAAATAACAGAGAAGAATCGTCTTCGTAAGTTGAGAAATCAACCCGACGAAGATGGTTTTATCCCTGTTGTTCGAGGTACCCATCAATCGGTTGGTAATCCTGAAGAAGCTGAAAGgcttttacaaaagaagaaagagacAGGAATTCACAAGGACTTTTACCGTTTCCAATTACGAAacgagaaaaagaagaagttgCAAGGCTTGGCTCACAAATTTGAATTGGATAAGCAACGAATTGAACAACTTAAAGTTAATCGACGTTTTAATCCTTATTAA
- the kgd2 gene encoding dihydrolipoamide S-succinyltransferase, e2 component of oxoglutarate dehydrogenase complex Kdg2, with amino-acid sequence MPLTTSNLRCLSKLFVSLQTGQPAGFSLAKPAAHLVWRRFASTQIKTPPFPESISEGTLGQWLKQPGEYVNKDEEIASVETDKIDSPVTAPLSGVLKEHLVSEGDTITIDQNIAVLDDSAEAPKGGAAPPKPEAADSKPAKGGASEKTGASELGNAAESASSPSKPAPDATEPEKKPAPKREAPPKPVSKPSPPKPEFTASTATFSRNEERVKMNRMRLRIAERLKESQTRAASLTTFNECDMSAVINFRKQYKDEILKSSGVKLGFMSFFSKACTQAMKQVPAINGSIEGPGNGDTLVYRDFCDLSVAVATPKGLVTPVVRNAESLSLLALESAIANLGVKARDGKLAIEDMASGTFTISNGGVFGSLYGTPIINLPQTAVLGLHAVKDRAVVVNGQVVSRPMMYLALTYDHRMVDGREAVTFLRLVKEHIEDPTKMLLI; translated from the coding sequence ATGCCTTTGACTACTAGCAATTTACGTTGCCTTTCGAAACTGTTTGTTTCCCTTCAAACTGGACAACCCGCTGGATTTAGTCTTGCGAAACCCGCTGCTCATTTGGTTTGGAGACGGTTTGCCAGCACACAAATCAAGACCCCTCCTTTCCCTGAATCTATTAGCGAAGGTACCCTTGGTCAGTGGTTGAAACAACCTGGCGAATATGTCAACAAGGATGAAGAGATTGCTAGTGTTGAAACCGATAAAATCGATTCTCCTGTCACTGCTCCCCTGTCCGGTGTATTAAAGGAACACCTTGTCTCCGAAGGCGATACGATTACCATCGATCAAAATATCGCTGTTCTCGACGACAGCGCTGAAGCTCCCAAGGGAGGCGCTGCTCCTCCCAAACCCGAGGCCGCTGATTCCAAGCCTGCCAAGGGCGGTGCCTCCGAAAAGACTGGTGCTTCCGAACTTGGTAATGCTGCCGAATCTGCTTCTTCCCCCTCAAAGCCTGCTCCTGATGCCACTGAACCCGAAAAAAAACCTGCTCCTAAACGGGAGGCTCCTCCTAAGCCTGTCTCAAAACCATCTCCTCCTAAGCCTGAATTCACTGCTAGTACTGCCACTTTCTCCAGAAATGAGGAACGTGTTAAAATGAACCGTATGCGTCTTCGTATTGCCGAACGTCTTAAAGAATCTCAAACCCGCGCTGCTTCTCTCACCACCTTTAATGAATGCGACATGTCTGCTGTTATCAACTTCCGTAAGCAGTACAAGGATGAAATCCTCAAATCCAGTGGTGTCAAACTCGGTTTTATGAGTTTCTTCTCCAAGGCCTGCACTCAAGCTATGAAACAAGTCCCCGCTATCAATGGTTCGATTGAAGGTCCCGGAAATGGTGACACCCTCGTTTACCGTGACTTCTGCGACCTTAGTGTTGCCGTGGCTACACCGAAGGGTTTGGTCACTCCCGTCGTCCGTAACGCTGAAAGTTTGTCTCTTCTTGCCCTCGAAAGCGCCATTGCTAACCTCGGTGTTAAGGCTCGTGATGGTAAATTGGCTATTGAAGACATGGCTAGCGGTACTTTCACCATCTCTAATGGTGGTGTCTTTGGTTCCCTTTACGGTACTCCCATCATCAATCTCCCTCAAACCGCTGTTTTGGGCTTGCACGCTGTCAAGGACCGCGCTGTTGTTGTAAACGGCCAAGTTGTTTCCCGCCCTATGATGTATTTGGCTTTGACTTATGATCACCGTATGGTTGATGGTCGTGAAGCTGTTACTTTCCTCCGCTTGGTGAAGGAACACATTGAAGATCCCACCAAAATGCTCttaatttaa